In Procambarus clarkii isolate CNS0578487 chromosome 6, FALCON_Pclarkii_2.0, whole genome shotgun sequence, one DNA window encodes the following:
- the LOC138355898 gene encoding uncharacterized protein yields the protein MVKGAFLTQVVVLWDFLTQVEVLWDFLTQVEVLWNFLTQVEVLWDFLTQVEVLWDFLTQVEVLWDFLTQVEVLWDFLTQVEVLWNFLTQVEVLWDFLTQVEVLWDFLTQVEVLWDFLTQVEVLWDFLTQVEVLWDFLTQVVVLWDFLTQVEVLWDFLTQVEVLWDFLTQVEVLWDFLTQVEVLWDFLTQVEVLWDFLTQVVVLWDFLTQVEVLWDFLTQVVVLWDFLTQVEVLWDFLTQVVVLWDFLTQVEVLWDFLTQVEVLWDFLTQVEVLWDFLTQVEVLWDFLRQLS from the exons ATGGTAAAAGGGGCATTCTTGACacaggtggtggtcctgtgggacTTCTTGACAcaggtggaggtgctgtgggactTCTTGACACAGGTGGAGGTCCTGTGGAACTTCTTGACAcaggtggaggtgctgtgggactTCTTGACACAGGTGGAGGTCCTGTGGGACTTCTTGACACAGGTGGAGGTCCTGTGGGACTTCTTGACAcaggtggaggtgctgtgggactTCTTGACACAGGTGGAGGTCCTGTGGAACTTCTTGACAcaggtggaggtgctgtgggactTCTTGACACAGGTGGAGGTCCTGTGGGACTTCTTGACACAGGTGGAGGTCCTGTGGGACTTCTTGACACAGGTGGAGGTCCTGTGGGACTTCTTGACACAGGTGGAGGTCCTGTGGGACTTCTTGACacaggtggtggtcctgtgggacTTCTTGACACAGGTGGAGGTCCTGTGGGACTTCTTGACACAGGTGGAGGTCCTGTGGGACTTCTTGACACAGGTGGAGGTCCTGTGGGACTTCTTGACACAGGTGGAGGTCCTGTGGGACTTCTTGACACAGGTGGAGGTCCTGTGGGACTTCTTGACacaggtggtggtcctgtgggacTTCCTGACACAGGTGGAGGTCCTGTGGGACTTCTTGACacaggtggtggtcctgtgggacTTCCTGACACAGGTGGAGGTCCTGTGGGACTTCTTGACacaggtggtggtcctgtgggacTTCTTGACAcaggtggaggtgctgtgggactTCTTGACACAGGTGGAGGTCCTGTGGGACTTCTTGACACAGGTGGAGGTCCTGTGGGACTTCTTGACAcaggtggaggtgctgtgggactTCCTGagacagctg TCTTGA
- the LOC138355905 gene encoding keratin-associated protein 16-1-like, whose protein sequence is MPTEDRSSQSCNRNSTNSKISCNSSSSSSREECGNIVSTTREPLDIVSTSREPLDIVSTSREPLDIVSTSREPLDIVSTSREPLDIVSTSREPLDIVSTSREPLDIVSTSREPLDIVSTSREPLDIVSTSREPLDISHTTREPLDIVSTTREPLDIVSTTREPLDISHTTREPMDIVSTTREPLDIVSTTREPLDIVSTSREPLDIVSTSREPLDIVSTSREPLDIVSTSREPLDIVSTTREPLDIVSTTREPLDIVSTSREPLDIVSTTREPLDISHTTREPLDIVSTTREPLDIVSTTREPLDISHTTREPLDIVSTTRETLDISHTTREPLDIVSTTREPLDIVSTTREPLDIVSTSREPLDIVSTTREPLDISHTTREPLDIVSTTRETLDISHTTREPLDIVSTSREPLDIVSTTREPLDISHTTREPLDIVSTTRETLDISHTTREPLDIVSTSREPLDIVSTTREPLDIVSTSREPLDISHTTRELLDISHTTRELLDISPTTREPLDISHTTRELLDISPTTREPLDISHTTRELLDISPTTREPLDISHTTRELLDISPTTRELLDISHTTRELLDISPTTREPLDISHTTRELLDISHTTRELLGRQRGTCNLYSSVHWNLYKLFPLGLHKNNL, encoded by the exons ATGCCCACCGAGGATCGCAGCAGCCAAAGCTGCAACAGAAACAGCACGAACAGCAAAATCAgctgtaacagcagcagcagcagcagcagggaagaATGT GGAAACATTGTCTCCACCACCAGGGAGCCCCTGGACATTGTCTCCACCAGCAGGGAGCCCCTGGACATTGTCTCCACCAGCAGGGAGCCCCTGGACATTGTCTCCACCAGCAGGGAGCCCCTGGACATTGTCTCCACCAGCAGGGAGCCCCTGGACATTGTCTCCACCAGCAGGGAGCCCCTGGACATTGTCTCCACCAGCAGGGAGCCCCTGGACATTGTCTCCACCAGCAGGGAGCCCCTGGACATTGTCTCCACCAGCAGGGAGCCCCTGGACATTGTCTCCACCAGCAGGGAGCCCCTGGACATTAGTCACACCACCAGGGAGCCCCTGGACATTGTCTCCACCACCAGGGAGCCCCTGGACATTGTCTCCACCACCAGGGAGCCCCTGGACATTAGTCACACCACCAGGGAGCCCATGGACATTGTCTCCACCACCAGGGAGCCCCTGGACATTGTCTCCACCACCAGGGAGCCCCTGGACATTGTCTCCACCAGCAGGGAACCCCTGGACATTGTCTCCACCAGCAGGGAGCCCCTGGACATTGTCTCCACCAGCAGGGAGCCCCTGGACATTGTCTCCACCAGCAGGGAGCCCCTGGACATTGTCTCCACCACCAGGGAGCCCCTGGACATTGTCTCCACCACCAGGGAGCCCCTGGACATTGTCTCCACCAGCAGGGAGCCCCTGGACATTGTCTCCACCACCAGGGAGCCCCTGGACATTAGTCACACCACCAGGGAGCCCCTGGACATTGTCTCCACCACCAGGGAGCCCCTGGACATTGTCTCCACCACCAGGGAGCCCCTGGACATTAGTCACACCACCAGGGAGCCCCTGGACATTGtctccaccaccagggagaccctGGACATTAGTCACACCACCAGGGAGCCCCTGGACATTGTCTCCACCACCAGGGAGCCCCTGGACATTGTCTCCACCACCAGGGAGCCCCTGGACATTGTCTCCACCAGCAGGGAACCCCTGGACATTGTCTCCACCACCAGGGAGCCCCTGGACATTAGTCACACCACCAGGGAGCCCCTGGACATTGtctccaccaccagggagaccctGGACATTAGTCACACCACCAGGGAGCCCCTGGACATTGTCTCCACCAGCAGGGAACCCCTGGACATTGTCTCCACCACCAGGGAGCCCCTGGACATTAGTCACACCACCAGGGAGCCCCTGGACATTGtctccaccaccagggagaccctGGACATTAGTCACACCACCAGGGAGCCCCTGGACATTGTCTCCACCAGCAGGGAACCCCTGGACATTGTCTCCACCACCAGGGAGCCCCTGGACATTGTCTCCACCAGCAGGGAGCCCCTGGACATTAGTCACACCACCAGGGAGCTCCTGGACATTAGTCACACCACCAGGGAGCTCCTGGACATTAGTCCCACCACCAGGGAGCCCCTGGACATTAGTCACACCACCAGGGAGCTCCTGGACATTAGTCCCACCACCAGGGAGCCCCTGGACATTAGTCACACCACCAGGGAGCTCCTGGACATTAGTCCCACCACCAGGGAGCCCCTGGACATTAGTCACACCACCAGGGAGCTCCTGGACATTAGTCCCACCACCAGGGAGCTCCTGGACATTAGTCACACCACCAGGGAGCTCCTGGACATTAGTCCCACCACCAGGGAGCCCCTGGACATTAGTCACACCACCAGGGAGCTCCTGGACATTAGTCACACCACCAGGGAGCTCCTGGGCAGACAACGAGGAACCTGTAACTTATATTCGTCAGTTCATtggaatttatataaattatttcctTTGGGACTTCATAAGAATAACTTGTGA
- the LOC138355934 gene encoding glucose-dependent insulinotropic receptor-like — protein sequence MADCNIQTKADCDTQTMSDCDIQTMADCDIQTMADCDTQTMEDSDTQTMADCDTQTMADCDTQTIADCDIQTMADCDIQTMADCDTQTMADSDTQTMADCDIQTMADCDIQTMADCNIQMMADCNIQTMTDCDIQTKADCDTQTTADCDIQTMANCDTQTMADCDIITMAECDTQTMADWHIQAMADCDTQTMADCNTQTMAGCDI from the coding sequence atggcagactgtaaCATACAGACGAAGGCAGACTGTGATACACAGACGATGTCAGACTGTGatatacagacgatggcagactgtgatatacagacgatggcagactgtgataCACAGACGATggaagacagtgacacacagacgatggcagactgtgacacacagacgatggcagactgtgacacaCAGACGATTGCAGACTGTGatatacagacgatggcagactgtgatatacagacgatggcagactgtgatacacagacgatggcagacagtgacacacagacgatggcagactgtgatatacagacgatggcagactgtgatatacagacgatggcagactgtaaCATACAGATGATGGCAGACTGTAACATACAGACAATGACAGACTGTGATATACAGACGAAGGCAGACTGTGACACACAGACAACGGCAGACTGTGATATACAGACAATGGCAAACTGTGACACACAGACAATGGCAGACTGTGATATAATTACGATGGCAGAATGTGACACACAGACAATGGCAGACTGGCATATACAGgcgatggcagactgtgacacaCAAACGATGGCAGACTGTAACACACAGACGATGGCAGGTTGTGACATATAG
- the LOC138355925 gene encoding clumping factor A-like: MQELTDCDMQVLTDCDIQELTDCDLQELTDSDLQELTDCDLQELTDSDLQELTDCDIQELTDCDIQELTDCDMQELTDCALQELTDCDIQELTDCDLQELTDSDLQELTDCDLQELTDSDLQELTDCDIQELTDCDIQELTDCDMQELTDMTRRS; encoded by the coding sequence ATGCAGGAGTTGACAGACTGTGACATGCAGGTGTtgacagactgtgacatacaaGAGTTGACAGACTGTGACTTACAAGAGTTGACAGACAGTGACTTACAAGAGTTGACAGATTGTGACTTACAGGAGTTGACAGACAGTGACTTACAAGAGTtgacagactgtgacatacaagagttgacagactgtgacatacaggaGTTGACAGACTGTGACATGCAGGAGTTGACAGACTGTGCCTTACAGGAGTtgacagactgtgacatacaaGAGTTGACAGACTGTGACTTACAAGAGTTGACAGACAGTGACTTACAAGAGTTGACAGATTGTGACTTACAGGAGTTGACAGACAGTGACTTACAAGAGTtgacagactgtgacatacaagagttgacagactgtgacatacaggaGTTGACAGACTGTGACATGCAGGAGTTGACAGATATGACACGCAGGAGTtga
- the LOC138355915 gene encoding clumping factor A-like — protein sequence MQELTDCDMQVLTDCDIQELTDCDLQELTDSDLQELTYCDLQELTDSDLQELTDCDIQELTDCDIQELTDCDMQELTDCALQELTDCDIQELTDCDLQELTDSDLQELTDCDLQELTDSDLQELTDCDIQELTDCDIQELTDCDMQELTDMTRRS from the coding sequence ATGCAGGAGTTGACAGACTGTGACATGCAGGTGTtgacagactgtgacatacaaGAGTTGACAGACTGTGACTTACAAGAGTTGACAGACAGTGACTTACAAGAGTTGACATATTGTGACTTACAGGAGTTGACAGACAGTGACTTACAAGAGTtgacagactgtgacatacaagagttgacagactgtgacatacaggaGTTGACAGACTGTGACATGCAGGAGTTGACAGACTGTGCCTTACAGGAGTtgacagactgtgacatacaaGAGTTGACAGACTGTGACTTACAAGAGTTGACAGACAGTGACTTACAAGAGTTGACAGATTGTGACTTACAGGAGTTGACAGACAGTGACTTACAAGAGTtgacagactgtgacatacaagagttgacagactgtgacatacaggaGTTGACAGACTGTGACATGCAGGAGTTGACAGATATGACACGCAGGAGTtga